One segment of Dolichospermum sp. DET69 DNA contains the following:
- a CDS encoding mechanosensitive ion channel → MIQWIIPWIIPVVFILAGLLAGIIGEKVIFIKLKIFVANQKIPGSEIIFESLHRMTFIWFVLVGFFWAILSSPIKPDITNVLQKILTIVLLYSVTLVLARLTSGFVHLFLCRTEGVSTSLISNLAKAAVLVLGTLILLQTVGIEITPIITTLGIGGLAVGLALQDTLANLFSGFYLIVSQQVRSGDYIKLDDGNQGYVTDITWRNTTIKEISNNVIIVPNSKLASAIFTNYHLPAKEITLTMNVGVSYDSDLELVERVTVEVAKEVMREIAPELIANEPYMRFHTFNAYSIDFTLYMRVSEFFDQRIGKHLFVKKLHKRFQREGIQIPFPVRDIRHIA, encoded by the coding sequence ATATTTGTTGCTAATCAAAAAATTCCTGGTAGTGAAATTATATTTGAATCACTGCACAGAATGACCTTTATTTGGTTTGTTTTGGTAGGGTTTTTCTGGGCTATTCTCAGTTCTCCTATCAAGCCAGATATCACTAATGTCCTCCAAAAAATTCTCACTATAGTTTTACTGTATTCAGTAACTTTAGTCTTGGCTAGATTGACATCCGGTTTTGTACATTTATTTCTTTGCAGAACGGAAGGAGTTTCTACATCATTAATTTCTAATTTAGCTAAAGCTGCTGTTTTGGTTTTGGGAACATTAATTCTCTTACAAACTGTGGGTATTGAAATTACACCCATTATTACGACCTTAGGAATTGGAGGTTTAGCGGTAGGTTTAGCACTACAAGATACTTTAGCCAATTTATTTTCTGGTTTTTATTTAATTGTTTCTCAACAGGTAAGAAGTGGAGATTATATAAAATTAGATGATGGTAATCAAGGTTATGTCACAGATATTACCTGGCGTAATACTACGATCAAAGAAATTTCTAACAATGTCATTATTGTCCCTAATTCTAAGTTGGCTTCGGCAATTTTCACTAATTATCATCTTCCGGCTAAGGAAATTACTTTAACAATGAATGTGGGTGTAAGCTACGATAGTGATTTGGAATTAGTGGAAAGGGTAACGGTAGAAGTTGCGAAAGAAGTTATGCGGGAAATTGCACCGGAATTAATTGCAAATGAACCGTATATGAGATTTCATACTTTTAATGCTTATAGTATTGATTTTACTCTTTATATGCGTGTCAGTGAATTTTTTGATCAACGAATTGGTAAACATCTGTTTGTGAAGAAATTACACAAACGTTTTCAGAGAGAAGGGATTCAAATTCCTTTTCCTGTTAGAGATATTAGACATATTGCATAA
- a CDS encoding STAS-like domain-containing protein: protein MKHEILTLVGKNCITPIDGQKVYDLVHPELQADQPVELDFNGVEIFASPFFNFAIGQLLRDISPDNLNRLLKFSDLKPVGRQTLKLVIENSKRYYSDPKFRDRLDQVISEQANNL, encoded by the coding sequence ATGAAACACGAAATCCTAACCCTAGTAGGTAAAAACTGTATTACACCTATTGATGGACAAAAGGTGTATGACTTAGTTCATCCAGAATTACAAGCTGATCAACCTGTAGAATTAGACTTTAACGGAGTGGAAATTTTTGCTTCTCCGTTTTTCAATTTTGCTATTGGACAACTATTGCGAGATATTTCACCGGACAATCTTAACCGCTTATTAAAATTTTCTGACCTTAAACCAGTTGGTAGGCAAACACTCAAGCTGGTGATTGAAAATTCAAAACGCTATTACTCTGACCCTAAGTTTCGTGATAGATTAGACCAAGTAATAAGTGAACAGGCTAATAACCTCTAA
- the psaB gene encoding photosystem I core protein PsaB, which produces MATKFPKFSQDLAQDPTTRRIWYAIATGNDFESHDGMTEENLYQKIFATHFGHLAIIFLWASSLLFHVAWQGNFEQWIKDPLHVRPIAHAIWDPHFGQPAIEAFTQAGASNPVNIAYSGVYHWWYTIGMRTNTELYTGSVGLLLLSALFLFAGWLHLQPKFRPSLSWFKSAEPRLNHHLSALFGVSSLAWAGHLVHVAIPESRGIHVGWDNFLTVAPHPEGLTPFFTGNWGVYAQNPDTAGQLFGTSTGAGTAILTFLGGFHPQTESLWLTDMAHHHLAIAVLFIIAGHMYRTNFGIGHSIKEMLNSKAGLIPGSKSEGQFNLPHQGLYDTINNSLHFQLSLALASLGTVCSLVAQHMYALPPYAFIAKDYTTQAALYTHHQYIAGFLMVGAFAHAAIFWVRDYDPEQNKGNVLDRMLQHKEAIISHLSWVSLFLGFHTLGLYVHNDVVVAFGTPEKQILIEPVFAQFIQAAQGKALYGLNVLLSNPDSIAYTAYPNAGNVWLSGWLEAINSGTNSLFLTIGPGDFLVHHAFALAIHTTTLVLVKGALDARGSKLMPDKKDFGYAFPCDGPGRGGTCDISAWDSFYLSMFWMLNTIGWVTFYWHWKHLGIWQGNVAQFNENSTYLMGWFRDYLWANSAQLINGYNPYGMNNLSVWAWMFLFGHLVWATGFMFLISWRGYWQELIETLVWAHERTPLANLVRWKDKPVALSIVQARVVGLAHFTVGYILTYAAFLIASTAGKFG; this is translated from the coding sequence ATGGCAACAAAATTTCCCAAATTTAGCCAGGATCTCGCACAGGACCCGACTACTCGTCGGATTTGGTATGCGATCGCTACAGGCAACGACTTTGAAAGCCACGATGGCATGACGGAGGAAAATCTTTACCAAAAGATTTTCGCTACGCACTTCGGTCACTTGGCAATCATCTTCCTGTGGGCATCCAGCCTCCTGTTTCACGTGGCCTGGCAAGGTAACTTTGAACAGTGGATTAAAGATCCCCTGCACGTCCGTCCTATTGCCCATGCAATTTGGGACCCTCACTTCGGTCAACCTGCAATTGAAGCTTTCACCCAAGCTGGTGCAAGCAACCCTGTAAACATTGCTTACTCCGGTGTTTATCACTGGTGGTACACAATCGGGATGCGGACAAACACCGAACTATATACTGGTTCTGTTGGTTTGCTCCTGTTGTCAGCATTGTTCCTGTTTGCTGGCTGGTTACATTTACAACCCAAGTTCCGTCCTAGCCTCTCTTGGTTCAAGAGTGCTGAACCCCGTTTAAACCACCACTTATCGGCTTTATTCGGTGTTAGTTCTCTAGCTTGGGCTGGTCACTTGGTTCACGTTGCTATTCCTGAATCTCGTGGTATTCACGTGGGCTGGGATAACTTCTTGACTGTAGCTCCTCATCCAGAAGGTTTAACCCCCTTCTTCACAGGTAACTGGGGCGTTTACGCTCAGAACCCTGACACCGCTGGCCAATTATTTGGAACTTCCACCGGTGCAGGAACTGCGATTCTTACCTTCTTGGGCGGTTTCCACCCCCAAACAGAATCCTTGTGGTTGACTGACATGGCTCACCACCACTTGGCGATCGCAGTTTTGTTCATCATCGCTGGTCATATGTACCGGACTAACTTCGGAATTGGTCACAGCATCAAAGAAATGCTCAACTCCAAAGCCGGTTTAATCCCTGGTAGCAAAAGCGAAGGTCAGTTTAACCTGCCTCACCAAGGTCTTTACGACACCATCAACAACTCCCTGCACTTCCAGTTGTCATTAGCTTTGGCATCTTTGGGAACTGTTTGTTCCTTGGTAGCGCAGCATATGTACGCTCTGCCTCCTTACGCGTTCATCGCTAAGGATTACACAACACAGGCAGCGCTCTACACCCACCACCAGTACATCGCTGGTTTCTTGATGGTTGGTGCTTTTGCTCACGCAGCAATTTTCTGGGTTCGTGACTACGACCCCGAACAAAACAAAGGTAACGTCCTTGACCGGATGTTACAACACAAAGAAGCGATCATTTCCCACCTGAGCTGGGTATCTCTCTTCTTGGGTTTCCACACCCTAGGTTTATATGTTCACAACGACGTAGTTGTTGCGTTCGGTACTCCTGAAAAACAAATTTTGATTGAGCCAGTATTTGCTCAATTCATCCAAGCTGCTCAAGGTAAAGCTCTGTATGGCTTGAATGTACTGTTGTCTAACCCCGACAGTATTGCTTACACCGCTTACCCCAATGCTGGTAACGTTTGGTTGTCTGGCTGGTTAGAAGCTATCAACTCAGGAACAAATTCTTTGTTCTTGACAATTGGACCTGGCGATTTCTTGGTTCACCACGCTTTCGCTTTGGCTATCCACACCACCACCTTGGTACTCGTTAAGGGTGCTTTGGATGCTCGTGGTTCTAAACTGATGCCCGATAAAAAGGACTTCGGTTATGCGTTCCCCTGCGACGGTCCCGGCCGTGGCGGTACTTGCGATATCTCCGCATGGGACTCATTCTACCTATCCATGTTCTGGATGTTGAATACCATTGGTTGGGTAACCTTCTACTGGCACTGGAAACATTTAGGGATTTGGCAAGGTAACGTTGCTCAGTTCAACGAAAACTCTACCTACCTGATGGGCTGGTTCCGTGATTACCTCTGGGCAAACTCTGCTCAGTTGATTAACGGTTACAACCCCTACGGTATGAATAACCTGTCTGTTTGGGCTTGGATGTTCTTATTTGGACACCTAGTTTGGGCAACCGGTTTCATGTTCCTCATCTCTTGGAGAGGTTACTGGCAAGAGTTAATTGAAACCTTGGTTTGGGCGCACGAACGCACTCCTCTTGCTAACTTGGTTCGCTGGAAGGACAAGCCCGTTGCTCTCTCCATTGTTCAAGCTCGTGTGGTTGGTTTAGCTCACTTCACTGTTGGCTACATCCTCACTTACGCAGCCTTCCTCATTGCCTCTACTGCTGGTAAGTTCGGTTGA